A region of the Ranitomeya imitator isolate aRanImi1 chromosome 10, aRanImi1.pri, whole genome shotgun sequence genome:
ttttttttcttacttaaaatAATAAAAGTTACAATAATTATACTTATAAAAATTGATATTAATAAATTATAATATTTATAATAATTAAAATTATGGCAATAATAAAATGCAAAAGCTATTATAAAAAATATGTTTCTACTTTTTAATTAATTGTACTATTAATCTTAGTCCCTGACATTGCAGTCttacataaaataataataataaagtttataacaaaaaataataatattttttaaaataaaagcaataataaaaatgtgaaagctatttataaaaatatttttacattttttatatttttaatataatCTAAGTCTTACATAAAAAAGTActaataacaaaataaaaataataataatgataataattatataaaaatattaaaaaaattataataattataCTATTAATATAtttataaacattattattattttaatgattattattttaataataatgattattattattaaaataataatcattaaaataataataatgcttaTTAAAATTAAATGATGatcattttaataataataatgattattattattaaaataataatcattaaaataataataatgcttgtagaaaattaATAGTATAATtattatgttttatattttaatataatCTAAGTCTTacacataataataatacttttaaaATAGTATTAACTAATAATATTATttataataattaaaataatataaataataagatTCTAACAACtaataatattatatataatatgtaAAATAATAACATGCAAAAACTattctaaaaaatatttttctattttttaattaATTGTCCTATTAATCTAAGTAATCTAATAATTAAAATATCAATGcatataaaacaataaaacactaaaaataattattttaaaataataatcCTGTTAATAATAATGTGAAAACtattatagaatttttttttttttattaattttactaATAAGCTAAGTCTCTGACATTGCAAGTcttaaaataatgaaaataataacaacaacaataataatgtGAAAAATACATTGTTTTAATAATATTACTATGAATTGTTTAAAGGTTTATATTAggtaatataattatatataataatttatataatataataaaattacattataatataatttattataattataatattatatatatattataatattaaatatatatatatattataatatatataaattatatatatatatatataaatatatgtatatatatatatattataataattaAATTAtcatataatttatataatataaatatataataatattcCGTTGTCGTTCTTTTACaacaaaaaaaatcagaaatgttttTAAATAATGTAAAAAGTAAATTTTATTCCATGCAGTGTAAGACCATCAGATATTTATGCAAATTAATGTTTTCAAATACATGTTCAATATTTTGATTGTAATGGCGCAGTAAAGTGGATGATGGCGCTGTGCACACTGGAGCCGGCTGTGAGTAGTGTTTTCTCATACATGTTGTTTCTATAGGAGACTCTATCATAGGGCAGCAGTGTTGTCCATTCGTTGTGCTAACGCTTCCGTTATGTTTTTGCCTCTTAGATTTAAAACATTACTATTAATATCCCTTTATGGCCAATTTAATATCCAATTCTATACCGTGTAACATAAGGTAATAAAAACTCATTGACAGATGTATTGCTACTAATACAATTGTAATTTTATTGACGTAATTTTAAAAAATTTGCTTTGTAAAAATTCAGTATTTTGCTTCACAGCCACAGTTGCTTAATAGAATTTTACCTTCCCgcagtcaccaccagagggagctcgctgcaatacagtttcaTCGTCCATGTCAATGAATGCAGagtgtgcagtgagctccctctagtggcggctgcaggaAGACAGGGTTGTATCATTTCGCTCTGTATCTATGCAGAGGATTTGGAGCTTTGTATCAGAAAATAAGCAGCAAAGGATGATTGATAGAGCTAAAATAGAGTTCGAGGGCGGAGATTTGCTTTtcgcaaaattgttgaaaaattatGAGTTATTACATAGTAATTATTGCAAAATATAATGTCAGACATGGGGACAGGGATATTTTTAGAGTGATTTTAACTGTAGGATTTTCTGTAGTTCAGTAATTAGTGGCTGGATCATTGGAGTGTCGCCCCTTCCCATCGGCTTTCAGGTTCTTCACGGGAGGCAGTCGCCCTTCGCTATCGTGTCTCGGATCCAGTCCAGGTAGTTGCACAGTCTGGTGTACACTCCTGGCTTTTCAGCTTCAGCACAAGGAATGTTACCCCAAGATGTGATCCCACTTAACTGGGAGTTACAGACCAGGGGTCCCCCAGAGTCTCCCTGCAAGAAAAACAATCCACATTAACAAGTGGTTTCTATTGGTCTCCGCTCCCGTTTGCTCTTGCCCTATCCTTATTATGACCTATGGAAGCCTCACatccctctcctgaaatactctgtgctgctacgCACCCTTCGTCTGAATAAAGTTTTGCTTATTTTCTTAAGTCTGGAGAAAAGGAATAATTTCGGGTACCGTACCTGACAGGTGTCTTTCCCGCCCTCCATGACTCCGGCACACAACATGTTCTCCGTTATCTCCCCGGGGTAAGCGTCTCTGCAGACGTCATCGGCGACAATCTCCACGTTCACGCACTGCAGCGCCGCTGGAAAGGTTGCTGTATGGATAAAAAATGGGTCAGAGGTCCTCATGGTTGCTATGTGGCTGCATCAGGGCATTAAGGGGTACTCTCATCTCACATCAGTAGGATGGGACCCCCCCAACGACATTGAAAATATAGTATTCAGAACCGCATCTTTTGATAGTTTCCTACTTGCATAGCTCTGCAGGAGTACTGCAGTACAGTTCTGTCCGAAAAAATGGGGCCACACACAGAAAGTGGCACAAAAAAGGATTAGTGGGGTCCCCAAGGTCAGATTTACTGCAGAACTTGCTGCAAATGTTCCTCTCCCTTTTACAAGTCGCGCCCTTTCCTCTACACTCTtgtttccccctccccccccccttgaaATTGCATGCGAATGCTATAGGGATCCTTGTAAAAGCATAAAAGAAAACTTCTTGGTCTTCAGGAGGTGTCAGGAATCATTGGCCGCGCCAGGGAGATTTTCCAGATTCTGGGGGAGCCTCTGGGAGAATATAATTTACCATTAAACCCAATATTCATCCCAACTATGAACACATCAAATTCACCCAAAAATGCCCCTTAACATCAATAAGCATTAATTTCACCCAATGTAAAAGATCCATTGACAGAATAGTCGCCCCCTTTAATTCTTTACTTTGTTAAATAGTTTAGTTAGAGTCAAATGAAGTGAAATAATACAAGACTACAGGATCAGACTACGAGAGGCTTTTTTGTAGTCTGTAGCCATGGAAGCCAAAAGTTCTGTTGACGCAACACTGTAGCAGAGTTTTAAACAGAACTAATAGCAATGTTGCTTTATGTTTTTCTTTTAGATACATTATGATAGGAGGAGATTCCAAGGTCTGGTAGAAATACAGAAAAACTAGCAGTGGTGTTGTTTGACCATGTGGGCAAAACATGATATTATATGGCGTTCTTACTGTCAGAGCTGGTGGTGGACCCCCATCCTGAAGCAAGGCAGCTGGTCCCATCCGAGGGCGTGGGGCAGCCAAGGGGGATCGTCTGCACATGCTCATTGAGGGTGACAGGAGATGGCAATTTCAGCAGCATGATGTCATTGTCGTAGGTCTCAGGGTTAAATTCGGGGTGATCGCATATTTTATCAGCGTAGCTGAACTGCTCCGTCCCTTCGTAATTCTGTATATTATGGTCTCCGAGGCGAATCTGAAGATTCCTATGGAAGACGAGAGACATCGAAGAGAACAAAACTGAAGGGGGGGTCTGAATCAGGCGGTGTGGAGGTCATTGACTATGGTATGGGGCACCCAAACCCACCGTGAGAACGAAGTGACATAGAGTAATACCGCCCCTTATACATGTTATAAAATGGCTACGGTGCataaataataccgccacacagtgTCTACACAATACTATTGTACTACATAATACCCATATAAGAAAGTTATATGGCTTCCAAAAATAACACCGCCACTGCCGGTAGGTTTGGAAAGCTGCCATCGTTTGGGACACTTACGGTAGTTTGCAATGTGCTGCTGTCAGGACCCAGTTTTGGTCTATTAGGATTCCTCCGCAAGCATGCTGGTCAAAATAATGAATGCTGACCTGCCACGGCTGAGAGTTTGGCACGCACTCGGAGCCCCCAATAATCCTGTTATAATAA
Encoded here:
- the LOC138651110 gene encoding trypsin-like produces the protein MYRLLLAALLGVVVQGRYYNRIIGGSECVPNSQPWQVSIHYFDQHACGGILIDQNWVLTAAHCKLPNLQIRLGDHNIQNYEGTEQFSYADKICDHPEFNPETYDNDIMLLKLPSPVTLNEHVQTIPLGCPTPSDGTSCLASGWGSTTSSDTTFPAALQCVNVEIVADDVCRDAYPGEITENMLCAGVMEGGKDTCQGDSGGPLVCNSQLSGITSWGNIPCAEAEKPGVYTRLCNYLDWIRDTIAKGDCLP